The nucleotide window GGGTGTAGCCATCGATCTCGCGACTGCGCACGCGCCCGCCGACCGACTCGCGGCGTTCGAGGAGTTCGACGTCCGCGCCGTCCGCGGCGAGGTGGCGCGCCGCGACCAGTCCCGCGAGCCCGCCGCCGACGATGACCTGTGTCATACTCGCTCTGTGCGGGCCGCCCACAAAACGACTGCGTGACGGCGGCGCGCCGTCACTCCTCCGCGTCGAGCAACGACTCGAAGGCGACCCCGAAGTGGTCCTCGAACAGCGCGAGCGCGTCGTGTTCGATCGCTTCGGCCTCTGCCATCTCGTCTCTATCCATCTCGTAAGCGCGCCGCGTGCAATCGAACTGGGCGATGTCGGCGACGACGTCGGGCGCGCTATCGGTCTCGTCGGCGAGCGCCGCGACCAGCGCCCGCGGCAGTTCGAGCTCCGCGTGCTCGTCGCCCGCCGCGATGTCGAACGTGATCGTCTCACCCGTCGGCTCGGTCATGCTCGGTGATACGCCGCCAGCGGCTAACCGCTGGCGGTCCGGGCGATGAAGGGAACCGATTAGTCGCTCGCGTCGGTAATCGTGGCATGGAGACGACGGCGGCGTTCGACGGGCTCATCTGTACGGACTGCGGTGAACGTTTCGACCCGGAAAGTACGACCCACGACTGTCCCGACTGTGGTGGGTTCCTCGACCCGCGCTACGACCTGAGCCACATCGATCTC belongs to Halococcus qingdaonensis and includes:
- a CDS encoding DUF7545 family protein, whose amino-acid sequence is MTEPTGETITFDIAAGDEHAELELPRALVAALADETDSAPDVVADIAQFDCTRRAYEMDRDEMAEAEAIEHDALALFEDHFGVAFESLLDAEE